One window from the genome of Musa acuminata AAA Group cultivar baxijiao chromosome BXJ1-4, Cavendish_Baxijiao_AAA, whole genome shotgun sequence encodes:
- the LOC103982762 gene encoding probable indole-3-pyruvate monooxygenase YUCCA5, whose protein sequence is MAGLTEQYDFLSRRCVWVNGPIIVGAGPSGLAVGACLREQEVPFVILERADCIASLWQKRTYDRLKLHLPKQFCQLPRLPFPEDYPEYPSRKQFIDYLESYAKHFELSPRFNQSVQSAKYDETSGLWRVRAAGACAEPGNVSADVEYIGRWLVVATGENAEKVVPELEGLEEFGGDVKHVCDYKSGEAYRGKRVLVVGCGNSGMEVSLDLCDHDASPSMVIRDSVHVLPREVLGKSTFELAILLMKWLPLWLADKILLVLAWLVLGNVERFGLRRPSAGPLELKNTQGKTPVLDIGALGKIRSGDINVVPGIKRLSPGKVELVDGRLLDVDSIILATGYRSNVPQWLQGCDFFAKDGVPKSPFPNGWKGKSGLYAVGFTRRGLSGASSDAVRTAMDIGRLWGEETNVAQRIFACHRR, encoded by the exons ATGGCCGGTCTGACCGAGCAGTACGACTTCCTGTCGCGGCGGTGCGTGTGGGTCAACGGTCCGATCATCGTCGGAGCTGGGCCGTCCGGTCTAGCTGTGGGAGCTTGCCTGAGGGAGCAAGAGGTGCCTTTTGTGATCCTTGAGCGCGCCGACTGCATTGCCTCCCTCTGGCAGAAGCGCACCTACGACCGCCTCAAGCTCCACCTCCCGAAGCAGTTCTGCCAGCTTCCCAGGCTGCCCTTCCCGGAGGACTACCCGGAGTACCCTTCCCGGAAGCAGTTCATAGACTACTTGGAGTCGTACGCGAAGCACTTCGAGCTCAGCCCCCGGTTCAACCAGTCGGTGCAGTCGGCGAAGTACGACGAGACGAGCGGACTATGGAGGGTGAGggccgccggtgcttgcgctgagCCCGGAAACGTGAGCGCCGACGTGGAGTACATTGGCCGATGGCTCGTGGTGGCCACCGGCGAGAATGCGGAGAAGGTGGTCCCCGAGCTGGAGGGGCTGGAGGAGTTCGGCGGCGACGTTAAGCACGTCTGCGACTACAAGTCCGGCGAGGCCTACCGGGGGAAGCGCGTCCTTGTGGTCGGCTGCGGCAACTCCGGCATGGAGGTCTCGCTCGACCTGTGTGACCATGACGCCTCCCCGTCCATGGTAATCCGCGACTCG GTTCATGTGCTGCCCAGGGAAGTGCTGGGGAAGTCGACGTTCGAGTTAGCGATCCTGCTGATGAAGTGGCTGCCGCTGTGGCTGGCGGACAAGATTCTCCTGGTGTTGGCATGGCTGGTGCTTGGCAACGTCGAAAGGTTCGGCCTGAGGAGGCCTTCCGCTGGTCCTCTGGAGCTCAAGAACACGCAGGGGAAGACTCCGGTTCTGGACATCGGCGCACTCGGCAAAATAAGGTCAGGTGACATCAACGTGGTGCCCGGAATCAAGAGGCTGTCGCCGGGAAAGGTCGAGCTCGTCGACGGCCGGCTTCTCGACGTGGATTCGATCATTTTGGCCACCGGATACCGCAGCAACGTCCCTCAATGGCTTCAG GGATGCGATTTCTTCGCCAAGGATGGAGTGCCAAAGTCTCCCTTCCCTAATGGGTGGAAAGGGAAGTCTGGGCTCTATGCTGTTGGCTTCACAAGGAGAGGGCTCTCTGGTGCCTCCTCAGATGCAGTGAGGACAGCCATGGACATTGGCAGGTTGTGGGGAGAGGAAACAAACGTAGCGCAGAGGATCTTTGCCTGCCATAGGAGATGA
- the LOC103982760 gene encoding uncharacterized protein LOC103982760, translating into MTDLKASITVFTDMTVLHKELDETSCPICMEYPHNAVLLICRSHEKGCRSYICDTSYRHSNCLDRYRKLVANNNKTSQTGLLAPENAHTGSAPTPSPVMGRNLVETNEENNMVENTDGISISLFERLEENNSNQVHETTMEGHGEERQGQEESGGIETSESNSLKCPLCRGAVLGWTIVKEARQYLDQKPRSCTRESCSFSGNYKELRRHARRIHPTTRPADVDPSRQRAWRRMEHQREYDDTLSAIRSAMPGATVIGDYVIDSGDGLLHDGERNGSGERARPWWTTFFLFHVVRSPIESLDEPRGSSRAWRRHRRLGHHNLWGENLMGVQDVDEDSTGDDAQVPRRRRRFLRTRPDEDQP; encoded by the coding sequence ATGACAGATCTGAAAGCAAGTATTACAGTGTTTACAGATATGACTGTTTTACACAAGGAATTGGATGAGACTTCATGCCCTATTTGTATGGAATATCCCCATAATGCTGTTCTTCTTATATGCCGCTCTCATGAGAAAGGCTGCAGGTCGTACATTTGTGACACAAGTTATAGGCACTCCAATTGTCTAGACCGCTATAGAAAACTTGTAGCAAATAATAATAAGACTTCTCAAACTGGTTTGTTGGCCCCTGAGAATGCTCACACGGGAAGTGCTCCCACACCAAGTCCAGTGATGGGAAGAAACTTGGTTGAGACCAATGAAGAAAACAATATGGTAGAAAATACTGATGGGATCTCCATCAGCTTATTTGAAAGGTTGGAAGAAAATAATAGTAATCAAGTGCATGAGACAACTATGGAAGGTCATGGTGAAGAAAGGCAAGGACAGGAGGAATCTGGTGGGATTGAGACCTCCGAATCAAACTCTCTGAAGTGTCCCCTTTGTCGAGGTGCTGTGTTGGGTTGGACGATTGTCAAAGAGGCAAGACAGTATCTGGACCAGAAGCCAAGGAGTTGTACCAGGGAATCATGCTCATTTTCTGGAAACTATAAGGAGCTTCGCAGACATGCCAGGAGAATCCACCCTACCACGAGGCCTGCTGATGTTGATCCATCACGACAGCGTGCCTGGCGCCGCATGGAACATCAACGGGAGTATGACGACACCCTCAGTGCTATAAGATCAGCAATGCCTGGTGCAACTGTGATAGGAGACTATGTCATTGATAGCGGAGATGGTCTGTTACATGACGGAGAAAGAAATGGATCAGGTGAACGTGCTCGACCATGGTGGactactttttttctttttcatgtggTCAGAAGCCCAATCGAGTCCCTTGATGAGCCAAGGGGCTCATCTCGAGCTTGGCGTAGACATCGACGTTTGGGACACCATAACCTATGGGGTGAGAACCTCATGGGTGTGCAAGATGTTGATGAAGATAGCACAGGTGATGATGCTCAAGTACCAAGGAGGCGTCGGAGGTTCCTGAGAACGAGACCAGACGAGGATCAGCCATGA